A region of the Candidatus Cloacimonadota bacterium genome:
CATCTTAATTTCTCTCCGTGTCCTCTATAGTTTATAATCTTTCTTGCTATTCCTTCCGCTGGAGCATCTGTGTTCATCATTTTTTTATATCTGTGTGTATCCGTGGTTAATCCTTGCTACGCCTTCTTATGGTTTCATTTATAGAAGACATTCGGTTTTTTTGTAAAGGGGTTCTCAAATATCTGTAGTTCTGTATTATACACCCTTTTCAGATTTTCGACTGTAATAACATCTTGGGGGGTACCTTCAGAAAAAAGCTGTCCATCCTTCAGGATCATGATCCGGTCGCAATAATCGGAGGAAAGATTTATATTGTGTGAGATCAGCACGATCAGTTTGTTATGATGACGGTTTATATCCGCTAATAGTTTGATAATATCGAGTTGATGATTGATATCGAGATGTACTAATGCTTCATCTAAAAGGATGATCTCGGTTTTTTGAACTAAGGCACGCGCTATATTGACCCGCTGTTTTTCACCGCCACTCAATTGTGAATATGGTTTATAGCGTAATGGGAAGAGGTGCAATTCGTCTAAAACAGCATCAACTTCTCGCCTGTCTG
Encoded here:
- a CDS encoding ABC transporter ATP-binding protein, with amino-acid sequence MIKLQNVSTGYYKQKVIENLTLTFRKGEFCSILGPNGAGKSTLLKAIIGFLPLSQGDIYIKDKNLNSWQRKELAKVISVIPQEITYQFDYTVTELVLMGRYPYRNFWQTYSAADRREVDAVLDELHLFPLRYKPYSQLSGGEKQRVNIARALVQKTEIILLDEALVHLDINHQLDIIKLLADINRHHNKLIVLISHNINLSSDYCDRIMILKDGQLFSEGTPQDVITVENLKRVYNTELQIFENPFTKKPNVFYK